In Nocardia higoensis, the DNA window CGCGCCGGTTGGGGTATCCGCTTCGGTGGGCTGATCCCGCTTCGGTGCTCGGGCTGGTCGAGCAGGTCGAGGCGGCCGGGGTCGAGGTCGTTCTGTTGTCGTCGTCGGCCCATATCGACGTCGTGACGCTGGACCGGTTGATGGCGTGCACCAACGTCGAATGCGCGGCGCCGCGGGCATCGTTCGGCCGCTGGTCGCCGTTCAGCGGGGCTCGCCGGTGACCGGGGCTCAGTTCGGACTCATCGTCGCGGTCGGCCTGCCGGTCGCGGTCGTACTGCTGATGATCTTCTGGCCATCCGACTACAGCTGACCGGGCCGCCGCGTAGACGGCATGGAAGCGACCCGGGTCGCAGCCAAGGAAGTCGTTCGCTGCGACCCGGTGCGCGCTACGCCGCCGCCGTGGCGATCTCGGCGATGCCGAGCGGCTGGAACACGTCGAGCTCGAACCGGCCTTCGACGCGGGCGCGGAGCTGGTTCTTGGAGAAGTCGTCGCTGACGTTCTCCGACCACTTCGTCTCGATTCCGGCCGTGTCGGTGGACAGAGCGACCGCCGACAGATCGAGCAGCAGCCCGGTCGTCGCGGGCAGACCGAGCGCCACGGCGACCGGCACACCCCACAGTTTCCGGGCAGCGCGGTCGACCGGGCCGCCCAGTTCGAGCTGTCCCGCGGTGTCGGTGCGGGCAAGTTCGAGCGCTTCCCAGTCGGCCGGGGAGAGCACGAACAGCCCCGCGGTGTGGCCCGCGGTTTCCAGCTTGGTCACGGCGCTGCGGGTCGTGGTGAGCAGATCGGTTGCGAACGCCTGAGTCTGGGCGCCGGACACATTCACCAGCCCGGTCATGTTCTCGCCGGTGCCGTCGCCCGCGATCACCTGGGCCTCGATGGCCTGGCGCAGACCGAACAACAGTTCGTCGGCAACGAACAGTTCCAGCGCGCCGGAGTCCTCGAGCCAGTACTTGGGGATCGGCTCGGACATGTGCGCGATCACGCGGAGTTCCGCGTCGACCTCGGCGAGGCCGAGCACCGACGTGGGCTTGGTCGCACCCTGCGCGACCGGGGCCGCGTTGTTGGTGCGGGTGTTCTGGCGCAGGTACTTGTACTTCGGCAGTTGCGACCGCAGGGTGAGCGCGTCCAGCAGCGACAAGGCCGGGCGGCCCAGCGCGATCGGCGATTCCGCGACCATCGGCACATCGGTGACGGTCGAGCCCGCGGGCAGCAGTGCCTTGCGGCCGGTGCTGTTGGCCGGGGCCATCCGGTCGGCGATCTGCCGGGCCATCGCCTTGACCGCGGTTCCGGTCAGGCTCAGGTGCTTGCCGTTCGGGTCGCCGGGGCCGTTGGCCTGGCCGACATCGGAGGCGAGACCGCGGGCCGCCTCGATGATGTCGAGGTCGCGCTTACCGGCCTTGATCTGGTCGAGCAGACCGCGGCCCTTGGTCATGGCCTCGTCGAATGTCCTTTGTTCGTCGCCGGTCATGTCCCGGCCTGCCTTCTGTGCGCGCTCGGCGATTTCGCGGGCCGACT includes these proteins:
- a CDS encoding phage major capsid protein, translated to MMTKTKLADLQKAAQEQVESAREIAERAQKAGRDMTGDEQRTFDEAMTKGRGLLDQIKAGKRDLDIIEAARGLASDVGQANGPGDPNGKHLSLTGTAVKAMARQIADRMAPANSTGRKALLPAGSTVTDVPMVAESPIALGRPALSLLDALTLRSQLPKYKYLRQNTRTNNAAPVAQGATKPTSVLGLAEVDAELRVIAHMSEPIPKYWLEDSGALELFVADELLFGLRQAIEAQVIAGDGTGENMTGLVNVSGAQTQAFATDLLTTTRSAVTKLETAGHTAGLFVLSPADWEALELARTDTAGQLELGGPVDRAARKLWGVPVAVALGLPATTGLLLDLSAVALSTDTAGIETKWSENVSDDFSKNQLRARVEGRFELDVFQPLGIAEIATAAA